In Vespula pensylvanica isolate Volc-1 chromosome 7, ASM1446617v1, whole genome shotgun sequence, the genomic window ttgCTACTCGGTGATATTAATCAACTTATTTTTCCTATGAATGTTCCTagtaaaatttcatatatacttCGCTATCCATCAACTATAGATTTTATAACTGAATAATGTTGTGATATGGAGCTTTCTAAATATTTGTAtcgcgaaaaataaaaaatacgttttcggaataaatttttatagctATTGGTTCTTCTGATTTTTGTTAAtacaaaaatcaaatataatacaaggtatattattaaaaaaaaaaaataaacaatttagcattatatattacaatattgcATTTACGATTTGCATTAATCTGTATAAACATTCAGTCAACATTGTCATGAATGAAATATGTGCATTTACAATTATGGTACAacacattataaaaataatacatggACGATTTTGTATCACTGTATCGTCAATTCAACGTTAAAAGAACACATTTAATTGATATACTTATACAAACCTAAACGGAACTTAtagtttccttcttttaaacTTGTCATGGATCAACAAAAGAAATCATTATATAACGAGTACCCTTGGTTACTTTCAATCCTTCATGATAATGTGTCAGTCTTCCAGGATGCATTAACATCCATCCAGGTTTCGTATCGGTAACCGAACAGTTATATCGGATGAATCTACATCCACCGCCTTCATAGTCGACTCCAACTTCGTTAAGAGCAATATTAATTGTATACGTTGAACTATCATGATGCGGCCTTAACGATGGTTGTTCGTCTGGTCGATATCGAACAACGAAATTCATTATGGCGCGTGGTggctattaaaaaaaaaaagaaaaaaaaaaaacatttaaactATTTCATAATATGGTCTACCTATCactaataaaatgatatgtaATCTTACATCGTGATAATATCCCGTGAATACTAACTCCTGTAGAGGTCTAACATACTCTTTTAAAAAGTACAACCATTGTGGTTCAAAGTTAATTTGATTCATGTGTATATCGCGAGTTGGTACATTCTCATAACCACCTGATAATCTTGGATCCtatgaaaaagtttattatttatgatttttcttttcactctttgtttgtttattttttaataatttgtttgatCACAGGAAAACTCACATGATTTGTACCGTCGGACCAATGACCATACGTTTCTACAACATTGATCAGCTCTTTAGTAAATCGTCTATTGGCAATAGGGAACCAATAAACATCTGGACACGGctaaaagacgaaaaagaagtagaagataTGATGGacgttaaaaatatcgatggtcaatttatataatgaaCGAGTGAAAATAACATCTGTTATACATGCCTGTTGGGATTGATGATTCGGATGAAAATTCAGACTATAATTTTCGTGTATGTATCTTTTCTCCCAATCGAActtattatctaatatttgaTAGAAATCTGGATGCGTTAATTTGATATTGTAGGTATCTGGATCAACCAAATGTCCAAAATCTAATCTGTTACTAACATACATGTGAATGTAACGTTCTCTGTTGATATATGCAAAAGCCATGTCTGGATCCAAATCGTCGACCGAATAGGAAGGACGTGTTGCCTTGTTCTTTATGAGTGTGGCATTGATCAAATAACAATTACTAATGAATGGTACATTCCACAAACCCctggaaaatataaattcgtatcATTATATTGTAGATCATTAAAGgttttttttgatattcgtAGAATGACGATctttagaagaagaaaagaagaaaatatatgaaagattGCTTTGAAAGTGCTCTGTCATCTCTAGAAAAGCTTTACATCATACGTTAAGTACCCTGCAGGGTTGTTTGTTATTTGAGTAATATAGATCAATGTGTTGTTTTTCAGAGGTCATCGTTTAAATGTTTTGTACCGTAGTCACTCTGCTACTCTGATTGCTTGATGAGCATACTGACAATGGGTTATGCATAATTATCCAATTGAGATTCATAACTCTGTCACTGGTAGCTGCGTGCCCATCGTACGTGGACCATTTGTATTTTAGGCTGTAGGGTCCGGCGGATCTGATCCCTGAGTTTTGCTTTTCCAATAGTGAGCACAAGTTGTTCTTTGAATGCTCGGTAAGAGGACATAATGATATTCCTGACATAATCGATAGTAGATCGAAGCTCATCGTACATGTTTGACGGGAAAAATAGAAGCTCGAAAAGTTGTGTGtctcgagaagaaaataaaaaaaatataaatgaacacgaaaagaaaaatatcttatcaATAAAAAGTCATTTGCGATTGGTCGTTAAACCTCAGCAAGTTAATAAAGAAGATGTACGAAAGATCGTTTCGATTTTAGATCAAATGACCAGATGCAGATTTCTCTCATTGTTGCTGTTAGCAGCTTTGGTGGTGAGTGCGAATGCAGCGAAGGGTGGAGGCCCTCGTGGGGCTGGTAGAAATCGTGGCGGAAGAAGAATGTACGGATCTTCGGCAATACCTATGTCACATCGAAACTCTGCAAGTGCTCGCTATTACGAGAACAAAGATGTGAGTTCGATATTGACACATatgaggagaaaaagaaagagagaaagagaaaaagaaagagagaaaaagagaaagagagaaagagagagaaagaatatttctgaCGGACGATTCTGTTGTTCAGGGTGCAAAAATTGTCAAGGCCTCTCACTTTGAATTGGATTATATGTTAGGAAGAAAGATCACTTTTTTCTGTATGGCCACGGGATATCCAAGACCTGAGATTACCTGGCTCAAAGATGGTATAGAACTTTACCATCACAAGTTTTTTCAAGTGagtaagaattttcttttctttttcattcaaatagaaattattctaaTGATTTCTAGGTACACGAATGGCCGGTTGGGAATGATacaataaaatcaaagatgGAAATCGATCCTGCCACGCAAAAAGATGCTGGCTATTACGAATGTCAAGCTGATAATCAATATGCTGTTGATCGTCGCAGTTTCAGAACAGACTACGTTATgatatcatattaattaatttcaactttttaataacttttgtaataatcgaaaaatattgttcGAATTTGATAGAAACTTAACATGCACATATAATGATGTTATTGTAGCATGAAATGTAAGACTGACACATATGAAAAGATGTCACTGACAACCCCTTTTcaatctgttttcttttttctttaataaataaataaataaaaaaaaaagattctattatcttattataatgtattttaGTATTGGACAGTATGATAAATTGATCTTATTCATCTTGATAATCAAAAgcatatcattttaaaaatacaatgtCAAAGTTTATTAGATGATAGAGTTCAAGTACTCTTATCGTTAACATTTTTCAccatataacgatataaatgcAAATTCAGATGTCCCCTAGCTCTTTTTCATTAGGACATGATTGACTTCCACAAGggttataaatttgtaaagtgaggtataaaatatatcgaggaACGAATCgaattgataaatatagtACGAATtctgtattataataaaaaatgaaataaagcgGGTCAAGCTGTtggaatttcaaaaaaaaaaaaaaaagaaaagaaagaaagaaaaagaaacgaagattaAGGATATTTTCGATGaacattaaattttctatgaaagtatacaattattacaatatgtatttaactttagtatttttttatcgatatttttcttaaatcaatGCAAATCGATTAAATCAATGCATTCCCATTTATGAAAAACTTTGGACGTATTAAATGTTgcgaataaaatgaagaagaaaaaaacatttaatatatatgtatatatatatatatatatatgaaacacaTGAGCTAACAGTATCTGCTGCAAGTTCCATAATAGATAGGAGAGGACACTAGGGGAGTAATGAGTAGGTGGCTGTCAGTTACATCGGAGTTCCGTGTGATCGTCGAACGTTATTTGCATACGGTGAGTAAGTTTGACAAGTCCGTGCAAACGTTACGCTATTTCCAAAAAGTTTCACTTACTCAGATGACACGGTCAACTTAATTCagtttgtaattattaaagatgtacgtataaacgttgattaataatttttttgtttttcatgtAATGGCTTAGAGATCATTGTGATAATGacgaaaaattacatttttacagAGCACCATGCGATACGCTACATTCTTGATCATTTTATTGactattttattgttaaattctCGCGAAAGTTTTGGCAGAAGAGGTCGAGCCAGAGCTAGAAGTAAGTCTCGCGTACAGATAGGTCTACCTATCACTGGAAAGTATCGTGATACGGAAAGTGATCAATATTACAACAACgacaatgtaaatataaaaaattttataaaacgaagaagtactttttataatcgaccattatatattttttattaactattaacttttcttttcaggGAGCCAAGATATTACTAGCTTCTCATTTTGATTTAGAATACGTATTGGGACACAAAATAGCTTTTTTGTGTGTTGCACGTGGTACACCGAGACCGCATATTACATGGTTCAAAGATGGAACCGAGATTTACAGTCATCTTTATCTGCACGTCAGTAAAATTCAATagatcatttcattttcaatgaataatGATCGTTATCCTTATTATCGATCTAACTTTCTTTTAACAATAGGTACACGAATGGCAAGTCGGTCCCGATAAAGTCAAATCTAAACTCGAGATCGATCCTGCTACTCAGATGGATGCAGGTATCTATGAATGTACCGCCGACAATATGTACAGCATCGACCGGAGATCATTCAAAACTGACTTTTCCATcgctttcgattaaaattgaaCGTAACGCTTTAAAGAGGTAACCAtagattgattttttattagatgaaAAACATATCGAAGTGATTAACGTGAGACACAACAAATAAATCTAGCGTGTTATACATTGAgacgtaataaaagaaaaaaaaaaaaagaatttcttctatGAAAATTGAACAGTCACATAACTCgatggaaatattattttgattcatAGGAAGATGTTACTCACCTACGTTCATTCTTAACAATTTCCATGTAGTCAAAGCTACGAGCATAGAATCCATCGTCCGTAATAGCACCCCAAAAATTACTCCATGCTTTGTACGGTCTAACAAGCAAGGGAGCgacgatatttctttgttgttCGACCAATAATTTCAAGGCATGTTCATTATCAAGATGAGCAATAGCATCGACCGAAAAGTATCCAGTACAGTCTTTCAATAAGCAGTAATCCCTGTGTAAGAATttcttgaatattatattaatcttaaAAAGATGAATCTATGCATACATACAGAGAGAcacgcaaacacacacacacacacacacacattaaatCGATTATGTGATTCATACATTGCCAAATTTCTCGCATGGACTTCATCTATATCATCGCTcggaaaaatttgtttgacgCTCAAATATTCTTCTCCAATAGTATCGATAAATTCTTGTATTGTCTGCTCGTGATAAGGAACATTATTGTGAATGAAAAGATGCAATTTAGATTTTGGATAGGTCTGTCGATAAacggataataaaaattcttctaaAAATGGTACTGGTATATCTACGAACAATGCGACCAAAATAATTGGAAATGCATCAGGTTTTTTAACATCCAATTCGATCACATCGTCCCAACAATTCAAACATCCTTCTTCAGGACTCCAGGCACGTGCCAAATAATTTCCTAAAGAGTTCAGAGCTAGCTTACTGTAACCATTACCGTGTACTATCAAAGGTATTGTATTGTACACTGTGTTTTGAAGATAAGCCTCTTGTCCCTTGAATATCAATTCGACGTCGGCTAAAAATGTGAGAgcgaaagtatataaataccAACGAGGCATCACTCAACGCcatctaaaataaatattcattcgaaCTCACATACCTACTGCACCATAAAGATTTTGGAATATTTCAGACTTATGATCGAGTTTAATTTTGTGCTTTTCTCTCAATTCTTCATCGAGATAAATGTTCGTATAAAACAGTTGATCGTCTTCATGGTCTTCGAGCGTAGCAGTGTTTAAAATGGCAAAAATGTCGAAGGCGTAGCCCATAAAACCACCGGAGTTTAAATAACGCTTTCCCCCTGTTACGTGTGGATATTTTGAAGCTAAACTCCGATCTGGCCAACAGGAACCTTCCGCTGAGAAGAGTATTCGTGCTTCGgtttctttaaatttctcgATGATTTCGGAAAGCGGAGTTAGGAATATAACGTCATAACTGagaggatagatagatagatatcgatataatttacatCATTCGTCGTAATATAATTCGtcatttatctaattattCTACCTGTCCGTAAAGATGACGATTCTCTCCTTATCATCATGATACTTCTTTAATGCATCTTTGAAGAGATTTATCTTATATCCACCACCTCGACTGGTTTTAACATTACCCCCTCTCCATTCCTTTCCTAAACCAAGAACCCGTACGCGGTCACGAAATCCGTAGACCTCCGTGGATCGAATATATCTCTTGAAACCATCAGTCTCGTTGGAGGCAACAGTGAAAAGTAGAATAtctggaataataaaaattaaatatttatacatacatatatgcaataGCATTTATGAAAGTCctcgatttataaaatcaacatGATTGATGCTCTGTTTGAACGATGACGTCAGTTGCCGATCGTAAAGCAGTGCCCATTACGAAAAAACCGCAGTACGTTCAGCGAATGCGTAGTGATAAACGCGTTCTCTGCTTATGGTCTCGACAAATCTACAATATTTATGCATCACGCACGCTTCTTTAATTCCTAATCGATCGAACCAAAATTTGTCTGTTTTTCTTATCTgtctgtatttctctcttttttcttattatttcttttacattcgattaaattattaactaCAGAATGAACGGTGTACATAGCAGACATGATTTCCTCCTCTTCAATGGCAATTATACCGCGGAAGAATACATTCGTATCGATGACATATAGCAGCGCTACTTTTTACTATGCACGTATCACGGAATAGTATGTATTTCAGTAGTATGCGCTCATTATGATCCAGCCATTGTAACCAGCCCACGCGTTTGAAACAGTCATCGAGACCGAAAAGATAAACTTACCGAcaatgaaattctttctcCGTTGATGAACTCGCTTTTTTCCtcattatctatattattattatttcttttttccttctttttttattaatataaaacaataacacgaaagatgaaaaaactaaatatatttttgatctaCATGACGATGGCCTATAATCTTACGTTTTCAAAGTCACGTATACCCTTTCGAAACGAGCAATATCATTTCCGGTtataaaatgacaaaaatacAACGAGTTGattagagaaaagaatattttcatatatatatatatatatatatatatatatataataaaatatgtttacaGCGAGATGATTTATAAATGGAAATGTTTGGACAACTAAGTTAAGGCAAAATAGGTTGATCTCGTTGAGCCAATTAACGATGTAACTATGATGAAACTATATTGCTCGTTGATACGTTAAAATTTGATGTTTTATTTGATTAGATTTCTATCAGAAACATGAAATTATacttgattgaaaaaaataaaaagaaaaagagagagtcttttatattgaaatgtaactgtaaaaaaagacaacaatTGGTTCCGATCGCGCGATAATCTTTCGAAAGCGTAACAATAgatcaatagaaaaaaagacaattgaCGAGAGATTTTACCCATTTCCTTCAACACTCGGTGCTTTTTACAAGTAATTTATGACCAATCGAGACATTACATAATTGAGAGAACTTTCGTCTCTTTCCAAAGTTGTTTGCGGTTACAGAGATTATTGCATTGCTtcgagaagtagaaaaagtgaATGGTACTTAGttccttatttcttcttgTCACTTTCGCTAAATTTTCCTTATTAAATGAACCGTgacattattttaatcgagagagaaattttcgattataatttttaatcgttgatcgaaaagtaaatataattatgcaaatttaaaagatataaaaaataaaattccttttctttcgagaaactataaaattttaatataaattttatacggacaatttaatgtaaaaataaaatcaaaaaatttacataatactaaataatttataatcacttatgttttaataaacagttaacgaaaaaaaagaaggaaaatattttttagagaaaaaaaaattatatatatatatatatatatatatatatatatatataaaacatgaacaagtataaaaaggaatgacaattaataaaaaaaaattcaaatgagaattagaaaaaggaaggagaaaataaatgataatgttTTAAAGGTGAGATTTTGAACGAGAAGGAGGGAATGAATTCGAtaatgtaaacaaaaaagatgagTTTACCATTTGATTCCGACGAGTCTGTGTTCTCGCTGACCACGTGGTAGGTCAAAAAAATGCTCCAAATCAAACACCATCCGATTCTTTTGATCTGCATTTTCGAAATGGCAGATCGATGTAATCACGAAGAAAATCGCCGACTCTATCTGTTTGACCCTTTTAGGTAATCG contains:
- the LOC122630780 gene encoding palladin-like isoform X3; this translates as MFDGKNRSSKSCVSREENKKNINEHEKKNILSIKSHLRLVVKPQQVNKEDVRKIVSILDQMTRCRFLSLLLLAALVVSANAAKGGGPRGAGRNRGGRRMYGSSAIPMSHRNSASARYYENKDGAKIVKASHFELDYMLGRKITFFCMATGYPRPEITWLKDGIELYHHKFFQSTMRYATFLIILLTILLLNSRESFGRRGRARARSKSRVQIGLPITGKYRDTESDQYYNNDNGAKILLASHFDLEYVLGHKIAFLCVARGTPRPHITWFKDGTEIYSHLYLHVHEWQVGPDKVKSKLEIDPATQMDAGIYECTADNMYSIDRRSFKTDFSIAFD
- the LOC122630774 gene encoding procollagen-lysine,2-oxoglutarate 5-dioxygenase; protein product: MQIKRIGWCLIWSIFLTYHVVSENTDSSESNDILLFTVASNETDGFKRYIRSTEVYGFRDRVRVLGLGKEWRGGNVKTSRGGGYKINLFKDALKKYHDDKERIVIFTDSYDVIFLTPLSEIIEKFKETEARILFSAEGSCWPDRSLASKYPHVTGGKRYLNSGGFMGYAFDIFAILNTATLEDHEDDQLFYTNIYLDEELREKHKIKLDHKSEIFQNLYGAVADVELIFKGQEAYLQNTVYNTIPLIVHGNGYSKLALNSLGNYLARAWSPEEGCLNCWDDVIELDVKKPDAFPIILVALFVDIPVPFLEEFLLSVYRQTYPKSKLHLFIHNNVPYHEQTIQEFIDTIGEEYLSVKQIFPSDDIDEVHARNLAMDYCLLKDCTGYFSVDAIAHLDNEHALKLLVEQQRNIVAPLLVRPYKAWSNFWGAITDDGFYARSFDYMEIVKNERRGLWNVPFISNCYLINATLIKNKATRPSYSVDDLDPDMAFAYINRERYIHMYVSNRLDFGHLVDPDTYNIKLTHPDFYQILDNKFDWEKRYIHENYSLNFHPNHQSQQPCPDVYWFPIANRRFTKELINVVETYGHWSDGTNHDPRLSGGYENVPTRDIHMNQINFEPQWLYFLKEYVRPLQELVFTGYYHDPPRAIMNFVVRYRPDEQPSLRPHHDSSTYTINIALNEVGVDYEGGGCRFIRYNCSVTDTKPGWMLMHPGRLTHYHEGLKVTKGTRYIMISFVDP
- the LOC122630780 gene encoding immunoglobulin domain-containing protein oig-4-like isoform X2 — protein: MRYATFLIILLTILLLNSRESFGRRGRARARSKSRVQIGLPITGKYRDTESDQYYNNDNGAKILLASHFDLEYVLGHKIAFLCVARGTPRPHITWFKDGTEIYSHLYLHVHEWQVGPDKVKSKLEIDPATQMDAGIYECTADNMYSIDRRSFKTDFSIAFD
- the LOC122630780 gene encoding immunoglobulin domain-containing protein oig-4-like isoform X1, with translation MSRWLSVTSEFRVIVERYLHTSTMRYATFLIILLTILLLNSRESFGRRGRARARSKSRVQIGLPITGKYRDTESDQYYNNDNGAKILLASHFDLEYVLGHKIAFLCVARGTPRPHITWFKDGTEIYSHLYLHVHEWQVGPDKVKSKLEIDPATQMDAGIYECTADNMYSIDRRSFKTDFSIAFD